From a region of the Salvelinus alpinus chromosome 2, SLU_Salpinus.1, whole genome shotgun sequence genome:
- the LOC139559004 gene encoding uncharacterized protein — translation MSPPKKSQHVSSASSSAGTDDTENKMHGELGAVNWEADVLLRDSLEAARWCERQTDVLLRDSLEAARWCERQTDVLLRDSLEAARWCERQTDVLLRDSLEAARWCERQTDVLLRDSLEAARWCERQTDVLLRDSLEAARWCERQTDVLLRDSLEAARWCERQTDVLLRDSLEAARWCERQADVLLRDSLEAARWCERQTDVLLRDSLEAARWCERQTDVLLRDSLEAARWCERQTFKGTVSLPSVIGMDGEDRITTLKELRLYDGLDEEENILLKEPFMFSFQLEIMRCSMWRQLTTRKC, via the exons ATGTCCCCCCCTAAGAAGTCACAGCATGTTTCATCAGCATCCAGCTCTGCAGGAACAG ACGATACTGAAAACAAAATGCATGGCGAACTGGGAGCTGTGAACTGG GAAGCAGATGTTCTTCTCAGGGACAGCCTAGAGGCAGCAAGGTGGTGCGAACGCCAAACAGATGTTCTTCTCAGGGACAGCCTAGAGGCAGCAAGGTGGTGCGAACGCCAAACAGATGTTCTTCTCAGGGACAGCCTAGAGGCAGCAAGGTGGTGCGAACGCCAAACAGATGTTCTTCTCAGGGACAGCCTAGAGGCAGCAAGGTGGTGCGAACGCCAAACAGATGTTCTTCTCAGGGACAGCCTAGAGGCAGCAAGGTGGTGCGAACGCCAAACAGATGTTCTTCTCAGGGACAGCCTAGAGGCAGCAAGGTGGTGCGAACGCCAAACAGATGTTCTTCTCAGGGACAGCCTAGAGGCAGCAAGGTGGTGCGAACGCCAAACAGATGTTCTTCTCAGGGACAGCCTAGAGGCAGCAAGGTGGTGCGAACGCCAAGCAGATGTTCTTCTCAGGGACAGCCTAGAGGCAGCAAGGTGGTGCGAACGCCAAACAGATGTTCTTCTCAGGGACAGCCTAGAGGCAGCAAGGTGGTGCGAACGCCAAACAGATGTTCTTCTCAGGGACAGCCTAGAGGCAGCAAGGTGGTGCGAACGCCAAACATTTAAAGGCACCGTTTCCCTCCCAAGTGTAATTGGGATGGACGGGGAAGACCGTATTACAACTCTTAAAGAACTACGGTTGTATGATGGCCTGGATGAAGAGGAAAATATTCTCCTCAAGGAACCATTCATGTTCTCGTTCCAGTTAGAGATTATGAGATGTTCTATGTGGAGGCAGTTGACaacaagaaaatgttga
- the LOC139559038 gene encoding small nuclear ribonucleoprotein E: MAYRGQGQKVQKVMVQPINLIFRYLQNRSRIQVWLYEQVNMRIEGCIIGFDEYMNLVLDDAEEVHMKTKNRKPLGRIMLKGDNITLLQSVAT; encoded by the exons ATGGCGTACAGAGGACAAGGGCAGAAGGTCCAGAAGGTTATGGTGCAGCCAATC AACCTTATTTTCAGGTATCTACAGAAC CGTTCTCGGATACAGGTGTGGCTGTATGAACAAGTGAACATGCGGATAGAGGGCTGCATCATC ggctTTGATGAGTACATGAACCTGGTTCTGGATGATGCTGAGGAAGTTCACATGAAGACCAAGAACAGGAAACCCCTGG GGAGGATCATGCTGAAAGGAGATAACATCACCTTGCTACAGAGTGTTGCCACTTAA